Proteins encoded by one window of Thunnus thynnus chromosome 3, fThuThy2.1, whole genome shotgun sequence:
- the LOC137180104 gene encoding dnaJ homolog subfamily A member 3, mitochondrial-like isoform X2, with protein MASSAGRFTTRLLAASFSSVHRHGRFLVISVRHAGVCSATISQTHRAGIAVNPSSRRHGHGVTLKGLTGVTCHSFHTSSRFANKQDLYEILGVSRTATQKDIKKAYYQLAKKYHPDTNPDDPEAKEKFAKLAEAYEVLSDEVKRKQYDTYGAAGFDPNRAGAGQQQYYRAGGATLDPEELFRKIFGDFTGGMGFGDLNSMFEQRPEFVMELTFAEAAKGANKELSVNMDDACPRCDGKGSEPGTKVSHCHYCNGTGMESINTGPFMMRSTCRRCGGKGSIITTPCALCRGSGQTKKRQTVTVPVPAGVENGQTVRMQVGKREILITFRVQSSPVFRRSGIDIHSDVLISVAQAILGGTATTQGLYETISIVIPSSCQADQVIQLQGKGIRRMNSYSYGDHYVHIKIRVPKKLTRKQRSLMLSYAEEETDVQGSVNGVTPSAGRKTQHGKGRKDIH; from the exons ATGGCGTCCTCCGCTGGCCGGTTTACTACACGCTTGTTAGCAGCATCGTTTTCTTCTGTACACCGTCATGGTCGTTTTCTGGTTATCTCCGTCAGACATGCAGGAGTTTGTTCAGCGACGATATCGCAGACTCACCGGGCAGGGATAGCGGTTAACCCGAGCTCCCGGAGACACGGACATGGCGTGACATTGAAAGGACTGACAG GCGTGACCTGCCACTCGTTCCACACCAGCAGTAGATTTGCAAACAAGCAAGACTTGTATGAAATCTTGGGTGTCTCCCGCACTGCCACACAGAAGGACATCAAAAAGGCATATTACCAG TTGGCAAAAAAGTACCACCCAGACACCAACCCAGATGATCCAGAGGCCAAAGAGAAGTTTGCCAAGCTGGCTGAAGCCTATGAG GTGCTGAGTGACGAGGTGAAGAGGAAACAATATGACACGTACGGAGCAGCAGGCTTCGACCCAAACCGTGCTGGAGCCGGCCAGCAGCAGTACTACAGAGCTGGTGGAGCCACTTTAGACCCCGAGGAGCTCTTCAGGAAGATCTTTGGAGATTTTACTGGAGGCATGGGCTTCGGAGACCTCAACAGCATGTTTGAACAAAGGCCTGAG TTTGTGATGGAGCTTACGTTTGCTGAGGCAGCGAAGGGCGCAAATAAGGAATTGTCTGTAAACATGGACGACGCCTGTCCGAGGTGTGATGGCAAGGGCAGTGAGCCCGGCACCAAGGTGTCGCACTGTCACTACTGCAACGGCACTGGCATG GAGTCGATCAACACGGGTCCCTTCATGATGCGCAGCACATGTCGGCGCTGCGGGGGGAAGGGCTCCATCATAACCACGCCCTGCGCACTTTGCCGAGGTTCAGGTCAGACCAAGAAGAGGCAGACAGTCACTGTGCCTGTACCTGCTG GAGTGGAAAACGGTCAGACAGTGCGCATGCAAGTTGGAAAAAGGGAAATCCTCATTACATTTAGG GTCCAGAGTAGCCCTGTGTTCAGGCGTAGCGGGATAGACATCCACTCAGACGTGTTGATCTCTGTGGCTCAAGCCATCCTTGGGGGCACAGCCACAACACAGGGCCTCTACGAAACCATCAGTATAGTG ATTCCTTCCAGTTGCCAAGCTGATCAGGTGATCCAGCTGCAGGGTAAAGGCATTCGGAGGATGAACAGCTACAGCTATGGAGATCACTATGTTCACATCAAGATCAGAGTGCCCAA GAAGTTGACGCGAAAGCAGCGCTCTCTGATGCTTAGTTATGCTGAAGAAGAGACGGATGTTCAGGGGTCTGTCAACGGTGTCACACCTTCCGCAG gtagaaaaacacaacatggtAAAGGAAGAAAAGACATCCACTGA
- the LOC137180104 gene encoding dnaJ homolog subfamily A member 3, mitochondrial-like isoform X1 — translation MASSAGRFTTRLLAASFSSVHRHGRFLVISVRHAGVCSATISQTHRAGIAVNPSSRRHGHGVTLKGLTGVTCHSFHTSSRFANKQDLYEILGVSRTATQKDIKKAYYQLAKKYHPDTNPDDPEAKEKFAKLAEAYEVLSDEVKRKQYDTYGAAGFDPNRAGAGQQQYYRAGGATLDPEELFRKIFGDFTGGMGFGDLNSMFEQRPEFVMELTFAEAAKGANKELSVNMDDACPRCDGKGSEPGTKVSHCHYCNGTGMESINTGPFMMRSTCRRCGGKGSIITTPCALCRGSGQTKKRQTVTVPVPAGVENGQTVRMQVGKREILITFRVQSSPVFRRSGIDIHSDVLISVAQAILGGTATTQGLYETISIVIPSSCQADQVIQLQGKGIRRMNSYSYGDHYVHIKIRVPKKLTRKQRSLMLSYAEEETDVQGSVNGVTPSAGGGSSTSGAKSTSSEGGQDKQQQKEEGGFFSKLKKMFS, via the exons ATGGCGTCCTCCGCTGGCCGGTTTACTACACGCTTGTTAGCAGCATCGTTTTCTTCTGTACACCGTCATGGTCGTTTTCTGGTTATCTCCGTCAGACATGCAGGAGTTTGTTCAGCGACGATATCGCAGACTCACCGGGCAGGGATAGCGGTTAACCCGAGCTCCCGGAGACACGGACATGGCGTGACATTGAAAGGACTGACAG GCGTGACCTGCCACTCGTTCCACACCAGCAGTAGATTTGCAAACAAGCAAGACTTGTATGAAATCTTGGGTGTCTCCCGCACTGCCACACAGAAGGACATCAAAAAGGCATATTACCAG TTGGCAAAAAAGTACCACCCAGACACCAACCCAGATGATCCAGAGGCCAAAGAGAAGTTTGCCAAGCTGGCTGAAGCCTATGAG GTGCTGAGTGACGAGGTGAAGAGGAAACAATATGACACGTACGGAGCAGCAGGCTTCGACCCAAACCGTGCTGGAGCCGGCCAGCAGCAGTACTACAGAGCTGGTGGAGCCACTTTAGACCCCGAGGAGCTCTTCAGGAAGATCTTTGGAGATTTTACTGGAGGCATGGGCTTCGGAGACCTCAACAGCATGTTTGAACAAAGGCCTGAG TTTGTGATGGAGCTTACGTTTGCTGAGGCAGCGAAGGGCGCAAATAAGGAATTGTCTGTAAACATGGACGACGCCTGTCCGAGGTGTGATGGCAAGGGCAGTGAGCCCGGCACCAAGGTGTCGCACTGTCACTACTGCAACGGCACTGGCATG GAGTCGATCAACACGGGTCCCTTCATGATGCGCAGCACATGTCGGCGCTGCGGGGGGAAGGGCTCCATCATAACCACGCCCTGCGCACTTTGCCGAGGTTCAGGTCAGACCAAGAAGAGGCAGACAGTCACTGTGCCTGTACCTGCTG GAGTGGAAAACGGTCAGACAGTGCGCATGCAAGTTGGAAAAAGGGAAATCCTCATTACATTTAGG GTCCAGAGTAGCCCTGTGTTCAGGCGTAGCGGGATAGACATCCACTCAGACGTGTTGATCTCTGTGGCTCAAGCCATCCTTGGGGGCACAGCCACAACACAGGGCCTCTACGAAACCATCAGTATAGTG ATTCCTTCCAGTTGCCAAGCTGATCAGGTGATCCAGCTGCAGGGTAAAGGCATTCGGAGGATGAACAGCTACAGCTATGGAGATCACTATGTTCACATCAAGATCAGAGTGCCCAA GAAGTTGACGCGAAAGCAGCGCTCTCTGATGCTTAGTTATGCTGAAGAAGAGACGGATGTTCAGGGGTCTGTCAACGGTGTCACACCTTCCGCAG gAGGGGGCAGCAGCACTTCAGGTGCGAAGTCGACCAGCTCAGAGGGGGGAcaagacaaacagcagcagaaggaaGAGGGAGGCTTCTTCTCTAAactaaagaaaatgtttagCTGA